A window of the Salvelinus fontinalis isolate EN_2023a chromosome 14, ASM2944872v1, whole genome shotgun sequence genome harbors these coding sequences:
- the depdc1a gene encoding DEP domain-containing protein 1A isoform X2 codes for MPLRKHRQHFRVYGNCFTAIAAVDWLHELLRNNSNFGPDVTRQQTIQLLKKFLKNHVIENVKGRWGSEDLEDNSHLYRFASTSPLKPIPHRPPVSGPASVKKSFSMKEKEGFFKCRTSKKPDKETTENVDPSKEDMETEPVIEVVQARALTDEDIQDVWRGITLTHLQKTLGLTALDDVLDPRHINSQNIVYNMTNVNKHGVVTLEDKTDDLPHWVLSAMKCLANWPKYDSNQPSYPGFERDVFKTVSDYFYSLPQPLLTFEYYELFVNILVLCGYIVAPKIQRGKRKNQEEPSYPQPAKNPHMNGAVNLFKSTECLLLSLIRKEAFEEGDSPMREVFSSKAQSTFAALKTGCVGRVPQMGLTGRRDSSGDVLGGSSPSLVRSESSGASSVRLRRPSTCSLGRILDESAESDSCSQHKLFQATESLVSCKSNSGSKYSTPPQNKTDSLSVLDSYPYSEPQVFVTMATPSCNTSSGVMSVEGSTRSSKSEGVRSSISLPMDNLSVSQKPKRPRSIGTCLDIAEHRGMSASCFSINAPVAEITVKPDSSSTVGLRGPSLLNLRASSMDLRDLRAGPSVSRRCQSSLDLSRPTLALPSVFTYARRLSSEQSLLQPQLERVAIEALQLCTLLLPPASRRKLQLLMRMISRMSQNVDMPRLHDAIGTRTLMVHTFSRCVLGCEEEVDLDELLATRLVSFLMDHHQEILQVPVYLQNAVRDHLVYLRKVQITYPGSGGVGAPMPIYSFCRQISTEEFEEQKLSVSQAAIADLLESLVKDKNMSVKDKKKKLKQFQRQYTDIYARRFPTTESEAQLFEDKPKIKPPMLISMKKPKAFGIRN; via the exons ATGCCTCTGCGGAAACATCGACAACACTTCAGAGTATATGGGAACTGTTTTACTGCCATAGCAGCTGTCGACTGGCTACACGAACTGCTCAGGAACAATAGTAACTTTGGACCAGATGTCACCAGACAACAGACTATCCAACTGCTGAAGAAGTTCCTCAAAAATCATGTGATCGAGAATGTGAAGGGCAGATGGGGTTCAGAAGATTTGGAAGACAACAGCCATCTCTACAG GTTTGCTTCAACATCTCCTTTGAAACCAATTCCCCATCGCCCACCTGTGTCAGGGCCTGCATCAGTAAAGAAGAGTTTCTCAATGAAAGAAAAGGAAGGCTTCTTCAAATGTAGGACTTCCAAGAAACCTGACAAGGAGACTACA GAAAATGTGGATCCATCAAAAGAAGATATGGAGACTGAGCCTGTGATTGAAGTGGTCCAGGCCAGAGCACTAACAGATGAAGATATTCAGGATGTTTGGAGAGGCATCACTCTCACACA CCTTCAGAAAACATTGGGATTGACTGCGCTTGATGATGTTTTGGATCCAAGACACATCAATTCTCAAAACATTGTGTACAACATGACCAATGTGAACAAGCATGGGGTTGTTACACTTGAGGACAAGACTG ATGACCTCCCACACTGGGTCTTGTCTGCAATGAAATGTCTTGCGAACT GGCCGAAGTATGATTCCAACCAGCCATCCTATCCTGGGTTTGAGAGGGATGTGTTTAAAACGGTCTCTGACTACTTCTACAGCCTCCCTCAGCCACTTCTTACATTTGAGTACTATGAGTTGTTTGTCAACATCTTGG TTTTATGTGGCTACATTGTGGCTCCTAAAATTCAAAGAGGAAAGCGAAAAAACCAAGAGGAGCCCAGCTACCCCCAGCCTGCAAAAAACCCTCACATGAACGGTGCTGTTAACCTGTTCAAATCAACGGAATGTCTGCTGTTGAGCTTAATTCGGAAAGAGGCTTTTGAAGAGGGCGACTCACCAATGAGAGAGGTGTTCAGCTCAAAGGCCCAGTCCACGTTTGCAGCTCTGAAGACAGGCTGTGTCGGGAGGGTCCCCCAGATGGGTCTGACAGGCCGAAGGGACAGTTCTGGGGACGTCCTGGGAGGCAGCTCTCCGAGTCTTGTACGGTCAGAGAGCAGTGGAGCCTCATCAGTTAGGCTCAGAAGACCCAGTACTTGCTCCCTGGGGAGAATCTTGGATGAATCAGCTGAGTCTGACTCATGCTCCCAACACAAGTTGTTCCAGGCTACAGAGAGTCTGGTGTCCTGCAAAAGTAACAGTGGCAGCAAGTACAGCACCCCACCTCAGAATAAAACTGActctctgtctgttttagacAGCTACCCTTACTCTGAACCCCAAGTCTTTGTCACCATGGCAACTCCCAGTTGCAACACCAGTTCAGGTGTGATGTCTGTAGAGGGTAGCACTCGCAGCTCCAAAAGCGAGGGTGTCAGAAGCAGCATCTCACTACCAATGGACAACCTCTCAGTCAGTCAGAAGCCCAAGCGCCCTAGGAGCATTGGTACCTGTTTGGATATAGCTGAGCACAGAGGGATGTCTGCCAGCTGTTTCAGTATTAACGCCCCTGTAGCAGAGATCACCGTGAAGCCagactcctcctccactgttGGCCTGAGGGGTCCCAGTCTGCTCAACCTGAGGGCCAGCAGCATGGACCTCCGAGACCTCAGAGCTGGGCCTTCTGTTAGCAGGCGCTGTCAGAGCTCTCTGGACCTGTCCAGGCCAACCCTTGCTCTGCCCTCTGTGTTCACTTATGCACGCCGTCTGAGTTCCGAGCAAA GTCTCCTCCAACCTCAGTTGGAGCGGGTGGCCATTGAGGCTCTGCAGCTCTGCACCCTGTTGCTGCCCCCTGCCAGCCGGAGGAAGCTCCAGCTGCTGATGAGAATGATCTCCCGGATGAGTCAGAATGTGGACATGCCTCGGCTCCATGACGCCATAGGAACACGCACATTG ATGGTGCATACGTTCTCTCGCTGCGTGCTGGGCTGTGAGGAAGAGGTGGACCTGGATGAGCTTCTGGCCACCAGACTGGTCTCCTTCCTCATGGATCACCACCAGGAGATACTCCAGGTGCCAGTCTATCTGCAGAACGCTGTTCGAGACCACCTGGTATACCTCAGAAAAGTACAG ataACCTACccaggtagtggtggtgtgggggcCCCCATGCCCATCTACTCCTTCTGCAGACAGATCAGTACCGAGGAGTTTGAGGAGCAGAAGCTGAGTGTGTCCCAGGCTGCCATCGCTGACCTGCTGGAGAGCCTGGTCAAAGACAAGAACATGTCTGTGAAGGACAAGAAGAAGAAGCTCAAGCAG TTTCAGAGGCAGTATACAGACATCTACGCTCGCCGATTTCCAACGACTGAGAGCGAGGCGCAGCTTTTTGAAGATAAACCAAAGATCAAACCTCCAATGCTGATAAGTATGAAGAAACCAAAAGCTTTTGGAATTAGAAACTGA
- the depdc1a gene encoding DEP domain-containing protein 1A isoform X1, with amino-acid sequence MMSNHIVTPGPYRATKLWNEVTKLFRAGMPLRKHRQHFRVYGNCFTAIAAVDWLHELLRNNSNFGPDVTRQQTIQLLKKFLKNHVIENVKGRWGSEDLEDNSHLYRFASTSPLKPIPHRPPVSGPASVKKSFSMKEKEGFFKCRTSKKPDKETTENVDPSKEDMETEPVIEVVQARALTDEDIQDVWRGITLTHLQKTLGLTALDDVLDPRHINSQNIVYNMTNVNKHGVVTLEDKTDDLPHWVLSAMKCLANWPKYDSNQPSYPGFERDVFKTVSDYFYSLPQPLLTFEYYELFVNILVLCGYIVAPKIQRGKRKNQEEPSYPQPAKNPHMNGAVNLFKSTECLLLSLIRKEAFEEGDSPMREVFSSKAQSTFAALKTGCVGRVPQMGLTGRRDSSGDVLGGSSPSLVRSESSGASSVRLRRPSTCSLGRILDESAESDSCSQHKLFQATESLVSCKSNSGSKYSTPPQNKTDSLSVLDSYPYSEPQVFVTMATPSCNTSSGVMSVEGSTRSSKSEGVRSSISLPMDNLSVSQKPKRPRSIGTCLDIAEHRGMSASCFSINAPVAEITVKPDSSSTVGLRGPSLLNLRASSMDLRDLRAGPSVSRRCQSSLDLSRPTLALPSVFTYARRLSSEQSLLQPQLERVAIEALQLCTLLLPPASRRKLQLLMRMISRMSQNVDMPRLHDAIGTRTLMVHTFSRCVLGCEEEVDLDELLATRLVSFLMDHHQEILQVPVYLQNAVRDHLVYLRKVQITYPGSGGVGAPMPIYSFCRQISTEEFEEQKLSVSQAAIADLLESLVKDKNMSVKDKKKKLKQFQRQYTDIYARRFPTTESEAQLFEDKPKIKPPMLISMKKPKAFGIRN; translated from the exons ATGATGAGTAATCATATTGTCACTCCTGGGCCTTACAGGGCGACAAAACTG TGGAATGAAGTCACAAAGCTATTCCGAGCAGGGATGCCTCTGCGGAAACATCGACAACACTTCAGAGTATATGGGAACTGTTTTACTGCCATAGCAGCTGTCGACTGGCTACACGAACTGCTCAGGAACAATAGTAACTTTGGACCAGATGTCACCAGACAACAGACTATCCAACTGCTGAAGAAGTTCCTCAAAAATCATGTGATCGAGAATGTGAAGGGCAGATGGGGTTCAGAAGATTTGGAAGACAACAGCCATCTCTACAG GTTTGCTTCAACATCTCCTTTGAAACCAATTCCCCATCGCCCACCTGTGTCAGGGCCTGCATCAGTAAAGAAGAGTTTCTCAATGAAAGAAAAGGAAGGCTTCTTCAAATGTAGGACTTCCAAGAAACCTGACAAGGAGACTACA GAAAATGTGGATCCATCAAAAGAAGATATGGAGACTGAGCCTGTGATTGAAGTGGTCCAGGCCAGAGCACTAACAGATGAAGATATTCAGGATGTTTGGAGAGGCATCACTCTCACACA CCTTCAGAAAACATTGGGATTGACTGCGCTTGATGATGTTTTGGATCCAAGACACATCAATTCTCAAAACATTGTGTACAACATGACCAATGTGAACAAGCATGGGGTTGTTACACTTGAGGACAAGACTG ATGACCTCCCACACTGGGTCTTGTCTGCAATGAAATGTCTTGCGAACT GGCCGAAGTATGATTCCAACCAGCCATCCTATCCTGGGTTTGAGAGGGATGTGTTTAAAACGGTCTCTGACTACTTCTACAGCCTCCCTCAGCCACTTCTTACATTTGAGTACTATGAGTTGTTTGTCAACATCTTGG TTTTATGTGGCTACATTGTGGCTCCTAAAATTCAAAGAGGAAAGCGAAAAAACCAAGAGGAGCCCAGCTACCCCCAGCCTGCAAAAAACCCTCACATGAACGGTGCTGTTAACCTGTTCAAATCAACGGAATGTCTGCTGTTGAGCTTAATTCGGAAAGAGGCTTTTGAAGAGGGCGACTCACCAATGAGAGAGGTGTTCAGCTCAAAGGCCCAGTCCACGTTTGCAGCTCTGAAGACAGGCTGTGTCGGGAGGGTCCCCCAGATGGGTCTGACAGGCCGAAGGGACAGTTCTGGGGACGTCCTGGGAGGCAGCTCTCCGAGTCTTGTACGGTCAGAGAGCAGTGGAGCCTCATCAGTTAGGCTCAGAAGACCCAGTACTTGCTCCCTGGGGAGAATCTTGGATGAATCAGCTGAGTCTGACTCATGCTCCCAACACAAGTTGTTCCAGGCTACAGAGAGTCTGGTGTCCTGCAAAAGTAACAGTGGCAGCAAGTACAGCACCCCACCTCAGAATAAAACTGActctctgtctgttttagacAGCTACCCTTACTCTGAACCCCAAGTCTTTGTCACCATGGCAACTCCCAGTTGCAACACCAGTTCAGGTGTGATGTCTGTAGAGGGTAGCACTCGCAGCTCCAAAAGCGAGGGTGTCAGAAGCAGCATCTCACTACCAATGGACAACCTCTCAGTCAGTCAGAAGCCCAAGCGCCCTAGGAGCATTGGTACCTGTTTGGATATAGCTGAGCACAGAGGGATGTCTGCCAGCTGTTTCAGTATTAACGCCCCTGTAGCAGAGATCACCGTGAAGCCagactcctcctccactgttGGCCTGAGGGGTCCCAGTCTGCTCAACCTGAGGGCCAGCAGCATGGACCTCCGAGACCTCAGAGCTGGGCCTTCTGTTAGCAGGCGCTGTCAGAGCTCTCTGGACCTGTCCAGGCCAACCCTTGCTCTGCCCTCTGTGTTCACTTATGCACGCCGTCTGAGTTCCGAGCAAA GTCTCCTCCAACCTCAGTTGGAGCGGGTGGCCATTGAGGCTCTGCAGCTCTGCACCCTGTTGCTGCCCCCTGCCAGCCGGAGGAAGCTCCAGCTGCTGATGAGAATGATCTCCCGGATGAGTCAGAATGTGGACATGCCTCGGCTCCATGACGCCATAGGAACACGCACATTG ATGGTGCATACGTTCTCTCGCTGCGTGCTGGGCTGTGAGGAAGAGGTGGACCTGGATGAGCTTCTGGCCACCAGACTGGTCTCCTTCCTCATGGATCACCACCAGGAGATACTCCAGGTGCCAGTCTATCTGCAGAACGCTGTTCGAGACCACCTGGTATACCTCAGAAAAGTACAG ataACCTACccaggtagtggtggtgtgggggcCCCCATGCCCATCTACTCCTTCTGCAGACAGATCAGTACCGAGGAGTTTGAGGAGCAGAAGCTGAGTGTGTCCCAGGCTGCCATCGCTGACCTGCTGGAGAGCCTGGTCAAAGACAAGAACATGTCTGTGAAGGACAAGAAGAAGAAGCTCAAGCAG TTTCAGAGGCAGTATACAGACATCTACGCTCGCCGATTTCCAACGACTGAGAGCGAGGCGCAGCTTTTTGAAGATAAACCAAAGATCAAACCTCCAATGCTGATAAGTATGAAGAAACCAAAAGCTTTTGGAATTAGAAACTGA